AAATATATACATGCATATTCTTAAATATAATTTTTATGTTTAATTAAATCAAATTTATATTAAAATATTGATACGAAATTTTTTTTTTACAATATTAATAAAATTTTATTTTAAAATATAATTTCTATTTATTTGTAAAAAATATTTTAAATCTTTTTACAAAATTTACAATATTAATTAAATTTTATTTTAAAATATAACTTCTATTTATCTGTTAAAAAATATTTTAAATTTTTTTACTGCAGGAAGACACCTAGTTACTTTTAAATATAAACGAATTAAATGTCTATAAATATAATTTACAAGCATATTAAAAATATTCAAAATCGAACTATCACATTATTCCAAAATTATTTAAAAATATCCAAATAGTCTAAACTATCCGGTATTTTTATTTACCTTATTTTTAACCCATATTTCAACTAATTGATTTTTTATATATTAACTGGTTTCTAAATTTTATTATTCCTAACGATCCAACCTATAAATTAGAACCGATCTAAACCGAATTTTCCTTCTTAGATGGTTCATGAACTCCTCTATCTAAACTCTCTATACCAGATTAATAACCAATTCAAACCGAATTGAATATTCTAATGGTCTATAAATGTAACTGCACCTGCATAGGTAACGCATCCATATCAGCTCTCAGCGCGACGAACGGCGGTTCTCCCGTGCCGATATAACCAACAACGCCGGTGATAGCGACTGGATACCTGTACTTAACTCCCATGAGGTCCAGCTCCGATCTAATGAGTTTACTGGTCTCGTACTCCTCGAAACCCAGCTTTGGATTCTCGTGGATTTTCCTTCTGATTCTCACCATCCAATCAAAAAGATCCTGACTCTTGGCTAATTCGAGGAACTTCTTGGGCGTTCGCGACACATCGCCGGTGATTCGTGAAGATTCAGATGAACCACGAAGTAGAAGGAGCAGCTGGAAAGTCAAACTGAAGAGCAAAAAGTTGTTGATAGCCATGGGAGGAAGAAGACAACAAGTTTCTGAATCTTGGTTGTCTGATGAAAGATGAGAGAGTAACTGTGACGTAGTCAATTATTTACATATAAAAAACGTGTTTACTGATTTGTAATGATTTAGTTTAATGCAATTAGAGTTTTCTAACTCTTGATCAAAAAAAAAAAAAGAGTTTTCTAACTCTCCCCACCACCAAGTGATTAGTCAACAACTGGAAGTACTGCCTTGCATAGTTAACAAAATTCTATTATAACATTAAGCATTAGCGAATGTTAATACTAAGTATTGTACCCGTCTCTCCTTTTATGAATAAACTTCGACATGATACATAGTGTATCGTTTTATCCTTTGTCTTTGTTCAGTGTTTGCTTATTGAGTTTAAGAAATAGACATTATTGTTTTGACCAAAAAAAAACTTCGACACGATACATAGCTATGAATAAACTTCGACATGATACATTAGGTCTGTGCGTTCGGATCGGTTCTTTTCGGGTCCTAAATATTTAGACCTAATAGGTACTTAAAAATTTTCGATTCGGGTTCGGGTCGGTTCTTCTCAGGTTCGGATTGGTTCTTCTCAGGTCCGGGTCGGTTCGGGTCTATAATTAAAATACCCATAAAATACCCGTAATTTTTCGGGTCAATATCGGGTCCGGATCGGGTTCGGGTATTTAGGATCTGAAAAAGATATGATATACCCAATTCCATCAACTTTAGTTGAATATTTGTCATATATATCTAAAATTTTACAAAACAACTTAAATGAAACTATTAATAATTAAAATAAAATATTTTAAAACTCTAAATTTTACATTTTAAAGCTTTATATTACTTAAAAAATGTTAAAAAATAATAACGAATGTTGTTCACAAAAGATATTTCAACTAAATCATAAAATAATATATATAAAATAGAACACAAAAACATCATAGATTTAGATATACATGTTTTTAAGTCGGGTACAAATCGGTTCTTATCGGGTCGGGTCTATTCGGGTCGGTTCTTTTCGGGTCCGGATCTATTCGGGTCGGTTCCTTTTCGGTTTTGGTTCTTTCGGGTAAAAAAATTTAGACCCAAAAGGTACTTGTAAATTTTCGGTTCGGTTCCGGGTCGGTTCCGGTTCGGGTCTTCGGGTCCAGGTTAAAATGCCCAGGCCTATGATACATAGTGGATCGTTTACCTTCATTCGATGGTGTTAGCCATTCAGTAATAGCGACGTAAACATATATTTTTTTTTTTTGGTAAGAGCGACGTAAACATATATTGATATATATATCAAAGACTAGTCGGCAATGGATCAAGCCTCCACCTAGATTTTTTTTTTTTTGAAACACAACTTCCATTCATTAGATAATAAATGTTAAATGGGAGGTGAACCCCCTCCAAATACATTCAAACTCTGTTTCGCAAGCACATCTGCTGCTCTGTTATTTTCTCTCGAAATCCAAGCAAAAGAAATAGAAGCAAATTCATTTGCAATGCAGAGAATATCCGTCACGACACCGTATAGTTCTGTTAATGCATTACCATTCTTGATGCTATTGATTAGCAGTTTGGAATCTGATTCACATTTAACCTGACAGATTTCCATCTCCCTGCACTTTTCCAGTCCTGCCCGCAACGCTAAAGCAGGCGAGAACACTTGATGTTTCAGTCCCGAATACTCCCGCAATTCTTCCTGTGTTGAGATTGTCCATCCCAGTCCAGCGACTGTTGAATCCACTCTCCAAGCCGCATCTGATCTCAGCACTGTGGCAGTTTGTGGCTGCATACAAGCCTCCACCTCGCCTCGTGAATTCTATATTAGGTTATATATCTTTCCTATTTAATCTAATTATTGTCATATTATATTCTAAATTCTTACAAAATCATAAAATGATATAATCTCAAAATGTAAACAAAACAAAAAGATTGTTCTCATTATTCATAAATCATAATCATATGATATGATATTTGGAAGGTGCAAAAAGTTGCAAAATGTTACAAAACAACACATCTACAACAATCTAAGATGTGTTTCACAAATTCTTACAATTATTCCACTTCCACACGAAAACGGCATAATTTTCAGAAACCCCTGAATATATATGATTCCTGAAACTGAAAGTTCCCAAACAAAAGTTGTTTTTAACGTTCACTTGGTGATCTCTTTACTCTTTAGTCACTTGAGGAATATCCACAACTCCGTTACAGTTTTCACCGTCAGGCGGCGTCTCCTTATTCTCCTCAGATACATGCTTAGGACCCAAGAAACTTGGCTGATTAGTAGAAGACAACAGCCTTGCCCACATTCTATCCGTAATCACCACACTGTTCTGTTTCTCTGTTATCCTCTGCACAAAAACAAAAAGATCAAATCAGGACTAATCTGTCAGGAGTCCATTGCAACATCTCTAGTCACAATTCAGATTGATTAGTAACTTACGTAGAAAGGGATGTATGTTTGTCTTCCATGGACAAGACCACTGGTGTAGCCGGTGTAACCAGCCATTGCACCATGAACCGCGCTCTGAGCTAGAAGCGTACAGTATACATTGTCTGCCGCATTGCTTGGAATCGCCCTGATCATGTATGTAGGATCTAAAAGCAAGAAACAAAAACTAAGTTTAAAAGAAGAGTAAATCCAACTACTTGAAAAAGGGGTTATGATTTTTGTTACCAATATATTTGAGATTCATCACCATCTTGATCTTCTTGAAATGATCCTATCACCATTAAATAAAGTAAAAAAAAAAAACAATATTCATGAGGTTTCGTTGTAGTGGCATAAGAGAAAGTTTTTGAGTCTTTTGTTTTGTTTACCTTGATGCTTTGTGATAGCCACAAGCCGACATCTTTAAGAACCTTGTTACCAGACGCGTCCTCAAGAGTATTAGTCTCCATGCTTTTCGTCATCATTTCTTGACCTGCTCCTTCAGCAAGAACAATCACCATGTGACCATGCTCCTTGAGCCGTTTCTCTATGTACTCAAAGAGTCCACCTTCTCCTTCAAGGTAAAATGGTGACTCTGGAATCAAGCAGCAATCAACATCTCTGCTTGCTAATGTAGCATACATCGCTATGAATCCTGTAGTAAATCATCAAATAGTCAAATAATCATTAAACTGTAACGTTCAAAGCAAAAAAACACATAAGAAGAGAAAAAACTTACCACTGTGACGACCCATAAGCTTTACAAAACCGATACCATTCTCATTACTCTCAGCTTCAACGTGTGCTGCGTTGATCGCTCGTTGAGCCTCCTCCACAGCAGTGTCAAACCCAAAAGATCTATCAATTACTGGTATATCGTTATCGATCGTCTTCGGTATTCCAACCACAGCAACTTTAAGTCCACGCTTTCTGATCTCCTACATGGTTTCAACACAATCTTTATTCAGCTATTAATTTTAAAGCTTACAACTTAATTAATATTATGTCGTAATCACAATGGCTAGCGTACGTTACCTCAAATATTTTTGAAGCTCCTCTCTGTGTTCCGTCTCCACCGATGATGTAAACCTGGTTGATACCCCGCTCTTGGATGCTATCAACAATCTTTTTGGTATCATGCCCACCTCGTGAGGTTCCCAAGATTGTTCCTCCTCGTTTGTGGATATCGTTCACGACTTTAGAGGTTAAGGGGATAGTGTTCTTTGCATAGAAACCTCTGTATCCACCCTGTTACATATGAGAATCATTAGGACAATAGCTGCGATATATCAAACTGTAGACGAAGAGATTAGTATTATGTTTTCACAAAACTTACATCGATTCCAAGGATTCTTTTTACTCCGTACATGTGAGATAAGCTGCTCACGATTTCTCTAATCACGGTATTGAGGCCAGGACAGAGACCTCCACATGTAACAATACATGCATGGACTTCATCGGACTCAAAGTAAACCTTTTGGCGTGGACCCGCGCGTCTGAAATGGATTCCTCTTGGACCATCCTTGTGGACTATAATCTGAATAACAAGAACAAAAAATAGAATATTTTCCTCAGTTTTCTGAGTAAGATATAAATCATCTAAACACCATATTTCAAGCAGTTAGGGTAAAAAGAAGGATTGTGCTTGATGAAACTTACCTTCTCAGGTACAGTATCTTCTGTATCAACAAAGTATTGCCTGACAAAACCCAAAATCAAACCTATGAACACCCTTGAGCAATGAAAACGTCTAAAGATAGGTGAAAATTACTTACTTAACCACTGAGTAAGCTGGATTGTCTTTTAATGGATTCTGATAAGTCTGCAAATAACATAAACCATGAAACATATGTTACATATCAAAGATACAGAACCCAAAGCAAAAGACTCATCCATTGTTAATAGACGATATTAGATACGATCTCTTTGTAGAGATGGAGAATATTACTTTAACTTTACAAATCAATAAGGTAACAACCAGAGATCAAAGTGCAACGTACCGGAAGGTCAGGAAGATAATCGATGAGATGGGGAACGTCTTGTAGTGTATAACCACCGGGACCGTTGACGATCTTCGGACTAGACATAATCAGAAGATGTAAGAGAGTGAGAGAACGAAGAACTTTTCTTGATTTTTCTTAGACGGGTAATCTGATCACACAGGTGGTTGGCCTCAAATAAAACTTTTAAACGTGAGTGTGTATATGCAATTGGGTACAGGATTCTCGTGTATATATATGTAAATGCAGGAAAAAAAGAACTTTCAAACTTGGAGAAGATTATTCACATTATTCTAGAACAGTTTTAAGTGTCCATCTACGGACATAGTTGACTTGGGGGTTTGGAAAAGAAGTAATTTAAATTAACTATTTGTAAAATAGTATTTTATTCATTCGTTTCAAATAGTGCCGCTTTTAACATTTTTATGGATTTTAAAGAAAGAAATATTCATATTTAAAAAGTTCTAATTTATTAAAAAACTGTGAATGATATTTTTAATAAAAGTATAAGAAAACTGCGAAAGTTTTTTTTTCAATCTAATTTTTCATAATTAGAAATTTATTATAAATAAAATAAAATAGTGTTTTTAACCATTAAGTTTATGAGAGTATGAGGTTGCGTCTTGACCGGTTCCACCTTTTGTCTTTTCTAAATTCTAATCAGTAGGCCTGTTTCAATGTTGAAGGAATATTCTGACGTTAAAGAAGCATAATCTCTTGATTAAAAAAAAAGACAAATCATATTTGATGTGCCGGCTGTCTCTATTTTACGTTTGCATATTTGTTTAATAGTTTTCGTAATCTTTTTGCCTTATTTTTTGAGATGTCATGTATCAAGCAACTCTATGCTGCTAACAAAGAGATAATCTTATTTTAATATTTCTAAAATTCAGAAAGAGTTGACAAAGAGTTGACAAAAGCCTATAAAGTTCACAATTCTATTGCTTATTCGTTTTAAACAAATACAAAATCATTTGTATATAATTATTTTTGGAAACAACTCGTGTATAATTCATTAAAATAAATTATACACAGTGAAAACATATGAATCATCGAGTGTTCTGGAATCGATTATTCTGTTGATGGTCAACTGAAAACAATGCAACTGCTCAAAGAACCAGAATAAAATACTACTAGTGAAAAATGTGTATTATTGTGGCCCTTTTTTTCTGTTTTCTACATACCATTTATAATATACTTTAATGTTCTTTAAAATAAAAAAATTAAAATAAAAGAAAATTTATTTCCAAAATGTAGCATTTCCAGTTTTTTTTGTTTAGACTTACAATCTAGCTAAATGAAGAGAAATATATCTTTCAAAACGTTTCAGAACACTATATTTTCCTAACAAACTTTGAAAAAATGAAAATAATAATAAAGTACAGAATTATAAAATTTTGATTTTATTAGATATTTAAAACCAACAGAGTGACTTTTACTAATTACACTAAAGTCCATAACAAAGAATATATTGTCACCCTTTAGCTGATTGGTTTCTAGGATTTCTTAAGTAGGGGTTATTGGTTGTTGTATTTTAATGGATTTGAAAATCCGAACTAAATCTAGTGTTATTGGTTCTATGATTTTCAAATATGTATTAAAATCATGTGTTATTGGTTTAATGATTCATAAATTCTGTATCAAATCAAGTGTTATTCAATCGTACGGATTTACTAATATATTTGATTTTATAATGGATTTGAATGGATTTGTTTGGATTTTTTAGTTAAAAATACAAAGACTCAAATCCGAGAAAAAACCTCCGGATTTGCATATTTTACTTGGATTTATAAATACTATATGGATTTCTAAATCAATCAAAATATATAAACCAATAACACCTCCTAAAATTGTGCTTCGCACAAATCATTAAAAAAAATCCTGGTGTGATATCAAATGAAAATCCTAGTGTTATTTTACAATCATTTCATTATTGTTAATGTTAGACTGAAAGATTTTTTTTTTTTTTTTTTTTTTTTTGCCGGGACAGAATAGCCTAGTGGTAACACTAGAGTGAACTGGATCCCAAGGCACCCGGGTTCGACTCCTCCGGGATTCCAGAGAGCAACCCAGTGATCAAAAAAAAAGACTGAAAGATTTTTTAAGAAAATTTTGAAAAAGTTAAAAGTGAAATAAGTGTTCTATTATTTATTAAACAAATCTTTCCATTTTCCTTAGGAGATATTATCGATAAGTGAATTCTCATGAACTTTAAAAAAATTGAGATTCCATTGTTATTGGTTATTGGATTTCTAAAATCTTAATAAAATCTATTGTTACGAATTTACAAAATCCATTCAAATCTCTTGTTATTCAAAATCTCTTGGAGACAAATTCTATTCATTTTTACTCATAAGACTCAACTTTCAAAATATCATATTTATTCATGTGATTTTCAAAATCCATGTGATAAAAAACTAGAAAACAAAATAGTTATATTTACCAAATATATATTGCACTTTAAATCTAAATTATATGTCCAAAACTATAATTTATTACATTTTATATACTTTTACATTTTTGAATATATAATTTTTATATTGTTTTATCATTTTTGAATATATATTAAAATTTTAATATAATTTTTTTAAATAGTTTCAAAAAGAATTTTTGAATTTTAAAAAGAAAATTTGACAAAAGTTTTGAAAAAATCGAATAAATTATTTTAAAATTGTAAAAAGTTAGAATTTAAAAAACATGTAATTCGAAATTAAACAGAAAACTTTTTATTATTTTTATTATTATTATTTTATTATTTGTATATCTATAAAGCAAAGGGGAAAATATTTTTTTGTCTTTTTAACGAAACATCTTTTAGTTATTTTCCTCTTTGAATGCTCTTTTTATAACAATTTTTTTTTAAAAAAATTATTTAAGAGAGTTGCCTAATTTGTATATATCACTATTATTATTTTTTAGTTTGAAAGAAAATAAATAAATAATCATGCTATATGATTTTTAAAAAAGAATTATATATTTACTTTACAAAAAGAATGATAGAAAAAAGTAATACAAATTTATGAAAATCTATATCAATCTAATAAAATTATGATCAAATTTCATAAGTCAATGTATATAAATTTTCACAAATCCACGTGATTTTTTAAAATCTATCAACTCTTAAAAATTTACAAATTCTATATAAATTCATCTCCCAATAACTCCTCCTTAAATTTGATTTGGGTTTTCCATTTATTAAAATGGAGTATTATTTTTCTCTCAATTTATCATTTACCAACATACGACGGTTTATCGTGAAATACAATAGTCTTTTTTTTGCCTTTCCGGCGGTTAAGACCGCCGGATTTTTCTGTTTTCTTTTCTTTTTTGTTTGCCACATCCATATCTTGATGGTTTTGTGTCCATCTGAGTTGTCGAAACTGCAGTTCTCCACTCGACACCAAACTCTATTTTCATCTATTCCGAGTCATGGCGAGTCTGATCGGTTAGGGACCGTGGTAGCGGCACCCACACCATTATCCTTCCTGTGGTCATCGGTTATGGTCTGCGTCAAAATTGGCGTGGTTGTTGTCTCCTTTTGGGAGTGTTCTTGTCCGGCCTTTGGGTACGGTTTCCTTATGTCTCTCGATTTGTCGATTGAGTATCATTATTGTACATGGGTAGTTTGGTATTGGAAACCGCCATGGTCGTGCATTGGACAAACAATGGAGATACGTCTGAGTCAATCATCTCTTCGCCACACCCACTCTTCCTGTAATGGGGAGAATGATATGATAATGCTTGCGGTGAGTCATCGAGTGGTAGTTTATTGGAGGCCTTTAGCGGTAGTCATTGATGTGTTATCGTTGACAGAAACAAGGAGTCCACAGATGTTTTTTCAACAAAACAAATTGAAGATATGGCTTTATCCGTTACAAATCAAAAGAATTTCAACGTCATCATGGATAGTTACAACAAAGCATGTTATCTCCTGCAGCTGAAGTGTTTGGGACTGGGACGGATGGCGATGTAAAAGATGGATCCATTCATCTTTTAAGAAAAAGACATTTGCTCACAAAAATTAAGAGCCATAAAAAAAGATAATACAAGACCAAGAACGAATTGGAGGAAAGCCAGCGAATCAGCCTATCCTACAAATGTGTTAGGAAACATCTGTTTAAAGTTCTTATTAACGTTTTTATTAACAACATGTTTTATGTAATTTTTATTTCATGTAATATGTTATATTCATTTGATATCAATAAAGTTTAGAAGTTAAAAAAAAAAACAATAGTCTTTTTTTCTGTTACATACGACAGTTTGATTGTTGTACTGACACGTGTCGTTCATGTACATCTATTTGCGTAAATGCCACTCGTACCACACACACGAACACTTGTAGTTTCAACGCTATCTCTAGAACATTCTGATTAACCACAGAAGAAGCAGAGAGCTAAGCAGACGAAGATGTCGTGGCAGACTTACGTCGACGACCACTTGATGTGCGATCTCGGGGACGAGCAGCGCCTCACCGCCGCCGCAATTATCGGCCAAGACGGTAGCGTCTGGGCTCAGAGCGCAAATTTCCCTCAGGTTAGTGCTTGTTTCTTCAGCCAGTACTGATTCTTATCATCTTTGCGCGTTTGGTGATGTCTACTGAGTGTTCAATCGAGTTCCTCTATGAACAGATTGAATCATTTTTAAGCCTTTTATAAATAAATAAAAAGTTGCGACTTTGGACATGGACATGTGTTTTTTTTTTTTAAATGTGGTATGAGTTTGGTCTCCTGATTCTCATACTGTTTCTCACAAAGCTTCACATGTGTTAACTTGTTTTAGTTGAAGCCTGAGGAAATCGAAGGCATCAACAAAGACTTATCTGAACCTGGATCACTTGCTCCAACGGGATTGTTCATCAATGGCGCAAAGTACATGGTAATCCAAGGAGAGCCAAACGCTGTGATTCGAGGAAAGAAGGTAAACTTGAGTTGATCTCGATGAACCTTTTTTTTTCTTTTGTT
The DNA window shown above is from Brassica oleracea var. oleracea cultivar TO1000 chromosome C3, BOL, whole genome shotgun sequence and carries:
- the LOC106331517 gene encoding ATP-dependent 6-phosphofructokinase 7-like gives rise to the protein MSSPKIVNGPGGYTLQDVPHLIDYLPDLPTYQNPLKDNPAYSVVKQYFVDTEDTVPEKIIVHKDGPRGIHFRRAGPRQKVYFESDEVHACIVTCGGLCPGLNTVIREIVSSLSHMYGVKRILGIDGGYRGFYAKNTIPLTSKVVNDIHKRGGTILGTSRGGHDTKKIVDSIQERGINQVYIIGGDGTQRGASKIFEEIRKRGLKVAVVGIPKTIDNDIPVIDRSFGFDTAVEEAQRAINAAHVEAESNENGIGFVKLMGRHSGFIAMYATLASRDVDCCLIPESPFYLEGEGGLFEYIEKRLKEHGHMVIVLAEGAGQEMMTKSMETNTLEDASGNKVLKDVGLWLSQSIKDHFKKIKMVMNLKYIDPTYMIRAIPSNAADNVYCTLLAQSAVHGAMAGYTGYTSGLVHGRQTYIPFYRITEKQNSVVITDRMWARLLSSTNQPSFLGPKHVSEENKETPPDGENCNGVVDIPQVTKE
- the LOC106332224 gene encoding profilin-5-like gives rise to the protein MSWQTYVDDHLMCDLGDEQRLTAAAIIGQDGSVWAQSANFPQLKPEEIEGINKDLSEPGSLAPTGLFINGAKYMVIQGEPNAVIRGKKGAGGVTIKKTTQALVFGIYEEPVTPGQCNMVVERLGDYLIESGL